The Rana temporaria chromosome 13, aRanTem1.1, whole genome shotgun sequence genome has a window encoding:
- the LOC120920076 gene encoding olfactory receptor 2G3-like: MENLNQTSVGRFILLGLSSVPGLKAVFFLVFLLMYMVTLSGNLLLIIAVRLNPRLHTPMYFFLCNLSFIDICFSTNITPKILANTLSKDTSITLLGCAVQLYFHLALGATECLILAAMAYDRYNAICKPLQYATIINPNFCMSLAVGCWTQCFSLSIIHVVFAFQLPFCKSNHVNHFFCEMPPILRLSCKDPWVNQVALYVCCAIFTLCTFVLIFLSYVHIFSTILKIHHKKGHHKAFSTCASHLTVVTLYYGTIIFMYLRPQSSYSPDHDRVVSVFYTVVSPMLNPIIYCVRNKDIKGTLKNKIQFIVYLL, translated from the coding sequence ATGGAAAACTTAAACCAAACATCAGTGGGAAGATTCATCCTTCTTGGACTCTCCAGTGTCCCCGGTTTGAAGGCAGTCTTCTTCTTGGTCTTTTTATTGATGTACATGGTGACCTTATCAGGAAATCTTCTACTGATCATTGCAGTGAGGCTTAATCCTCGACTTCATACGCCCATGTATTTTTTCCTATGTAACCTCTCTTTCATTGACATTTGCTTCTCGACAAACATAACACCAAAGATCCTAGCAAACACTCTATCCAAAGACACGTCTATAACACTGTTGGGGTGTGCCGTCCAACTCTATTTCCATTTGGCTCTTGGGGCTACCGAATGTTTGATACTGGCTGCAATGGCCTATGATAGGTATAATGCCATCTGCAAACCATTACAATATGCCACCATTATAAACCCAAATTTTTGTATGTCATTAGCTGTTGGTTGCTGGACTCAGTGTTTTTCACTTTCCATAATTCATGTAGTTTTTGCTTTCCAGTTGCCATTCTGCAAGTCCAACCATGTCAACCATTTTTTCTGTGAGATGCCACCAATTTTGCGGCTCTCCTGCAAGGATCCTTGGGTCAATCAGGTTGCTCTGTATGTTTGTTGTGCAATATTCACTCTTTGTACATTTGTGTTGATATTCTTGTCCTATGTCCATATTTTCTCCACAATACTTAAGATCCACCATAAAAAAGGGCACCACAAAGCTTTCTCCACCTGTGCCTCACACCTCACTGTGGTTACGCTCTACTACGGGACCATCATATTCATGTATTTGCGTCCTCAATCCAGTTACTCTCCAGATCACGACAGGGTGGTTTCTGTTTTCTACACTGTGGTGTCGCCAATGTTAAATCCCATCATCTACTGTGTGAGAAATAAAGATATTAAGGGGActctaaaaaacaaaatacaattcaTAGTGTATCTTTTATAA